Proteins co-encoded in one Capsicum annuum cultivar UCD-10X-F1 chromosome 9, UCD10Xv1.1, whole genome shotgun sequence genomic window:
- the LOC107841290 gene encoding bromodomain-containing protein 4-like — MKMQRWKKGQCNKDQSEGPPSCTRAFIKRKFHQVSNKHEGAVAKDKGSENSSKCNSKPTKLPKKRILELILDMLQRRDTHEIFAEPVDPTEVEDYYEIIKDPMDFGTMRAKLHEGMYQNLQQFEHDAFLIPKNAMHFNASGTVYFRQARAIYELAKKVFHVLKTNPGNFEVEFPVTRRRSMRRLQNESWDTRHSQGVLSDGAIDVSSKNIGLGSCVPSTHRRSSKERPPLFAKGPVDSAFLFGSRHGQTLSSLDAGRRSTYEFCRPSPFRETSSFMCNKNLQSLILVSSSLQLASFKAQITVFSPLDVQFIWRVFVCHVFYTRLQRT, encoded by the exons ATGAAAATGCAAAGGTGGAAAAAGGGACAGTGCAACAAGGACCAATCTGAAGGACCACCTTCCTGCACAAGGGCATTTATCAAGAGAAAGTTCCATCAGGTTTCAAATAAACATGAAGGGGCTGTTGCTAAG GACAAGGGCAGCGAAAATTCATCCAAGTGCAACA GTAAACCAACGAAGTTGCCAAAAAAACGTATACTAGAACTTATTCTCGACATGCTGCAAAG GAGGGACACCCATGAAATATTTGCAGAACCAGTTGATCCCACTGAG GTGGAAGATTACTATGAAATCATTAAAGACCCTATGGATTTTGGTACAATGAGGGCTAAGCTTCATGAAGGAATGTATCAGAATCTCCAACAGTTTGAG CATGATGCATTTCTGATTCCAAAAAATGCGATGCATTTCAACGCCTCTGGTACTGTCTATTTCAGACAG GCTCGTGCTATATACGAACTAGCTAAGAAAGTATTTCATGTCCTAAAAACTAATCCCGGAAACTTTGAAGTGGAATTTCCGGTAACCAGACGAAGATCGATGAGGAGATTGCAAAATGAGTCCTGGGATACAAGACACTCTCAAGGTGTCCTATCAGATGGTGCCATTGATGTTTCTTCCAAGAATATTGGACTTGGCTCATGTGTTCCATCAACACATAGGAGAAGCAGCAAAGAAAGACCACCATTATTCGCCAAAGGTCCGGTTGACAGTGCATTCTTATTTG GTAGTAGACATGGTCAAACGTTGTCTTCCCTTGATGCTGGTCGTCGTTCTACATATGAATTTTGCAGGCCTTCGCCTTTCCGTGAGACTAGCTCATTTATGTGTAACAAGAATCTCCAGTCACTAATTCTCGTAAGTTCTTCTCTCCAGCTTGCTTCTTTTAAAGCCCAAATCACAGTATTCAGCCCCCTTGATGTGCAGTTTATTTGGAGAGTATTTGTCTGTCACGTATTTTATACTAGGCTACAACGTACATGA